In Silvanigrella paludirubra, one DNA window encodes the following:
- a CDS encoding DUF1338 domain-containing protein, whose product MLEIKKQVISKIIKQLWINYKNKVGQVNVIEEAIRKQGDDWSEDHIAFRTLPGIHCDLNILKEVFELLGYSKKDDYEFKEKKLKAISLIPPIEADAHSTKIFPKVFISVLELDTFSEKFKACVTKYTSDIVASPLNKFKQEIESLKSNPEKIEDVANSISLFLSYGASWRTPTFEDYELLRKESEYAAWTLVYGNTPNHFTVSVHLMKNFKSLKEFNHFIQEKLKISLNKSGGDFIKGTPSVKLEQSATLAEECIVPFQDGFKKIPYAFVEFAFRFPLEGKSNNGLWDSYYQGFVTDNADKIFESTNIRN is encoded by the coding sequence CTATAAAAACAAAGTAGGTCAAGTAAATGTTATTGAGGAAGCCATTCGAAAGCAAGGCGATGATTGGAGTGAAGATCATATTGCTTTCCGCACTCTTCCAGGAATTCACTGTGATTTAAATATCTTAAAGGAAGTCTTTGAACTATTAGGATATTCTAAAAAAGATGACTACGAATTCAAAGAAAAAAAACTAAAAGCAATTTCATTAATACCTCCTATTGAAGCAGACGCACATAGCACTAAAATATTTCCAAAAGTATTTATAAGTGTTTTAGAGTTAGATACTTTTTCAGAAAAATTTAAAGCTTGCGTAACAAAATACACTTCAGATATTGTTGCTTCTCCCTTAAATAAATTTAAACAAGAAATTGAAAGCTTAAAATCAAATCCTGAAAAAATAGAGGATGTTGCTAATTCCATTTCCTTATTTTTAAGTTACGGAGCATCCTGGAGAACACCAACATTTGAAGACTATGAACTTCTTAGAAAAGAAAGTGAATACGCTGCTTGGACTCTCGTTTATGGAAATACTCCAAATCATTTTACTGTGAGTGTTCACTTAATGAAAAACTTTAAATCATTAAAAGAGTTTAATCATTTTATTCAAGAGAAATTAAAAATTTCACTAAATAAATCTGGTGGCGATTTTATTAAAGGAACACCTTCTGTAAAGTTAGAACAAAGTGCTACATTAGCAGAAGAATGTATTGTTCCTTTTCAAGATGGATTTAAAAAAATTCCTTATGCCTTTGTCGAATTTGCCTTTCGTTTTCCATTAGAAGGAAAGTCAAATAATGGACTTTGGGATAGTTATTACCAAGGATTTGTAACAGACAATGCAGATAAAATTTTTGAATCCACAAATATCCGAAATTAA